GGGATAGTTCCAattttttgaagtggggttgtatgaggttatattccatagtcagtgttttactacagtagatggagtttggagaaacagacaggagtaccagcacgggAGGAAAGCATTATACAGCTGTTGACTGGAGCAACAGCAAAAAGTATTGTAGACATCCATAAAGATCAATATCTGTTTAAGTGtgcgctatatttagaatatgttttactgctttccctctctgtcagaCAGCTCTTTTTGCAATGAGGAGCTGAAGCCATAATATCCATCTATACTCTCTACAAAGTCACCAGACTCCATTaacaaaacagtcattttactttGCAGAAAACAGAAGTTGCCGGCTTCCCCTTCGAtcggttagttagttagttttatttatctgaCTTTGTTGAATACAAACTTAACCTTTTggaaaacaccaaagtcacacaattacacaaacaaaataaccaGTCGAGGAAGCAATTACGTAAAGGCAAATGCTAATAACGTTCACAATGCTTTGCTCCAGTGCTGATACTCCTGTctttttctccaaactccatctactatAGGTAATACTCTGACTATGGAGGGGTATCTCGTCAAACCCCCACttcaaaaaaaatccaagcTATCCTTCtaacaaacagaaaactcaGTTGTGTCCTCATCTCTATAGTAGCAAGAACCAACTACCAGGATAATAACCTAACAGGtgtaacaaatggaaaaaagatgaaaacacaaaataagagatgagaacacacagaaaaagtattttaaatatacatcaTCAATGTAAGATATGTAGCCATATTGTagagtgtttgtttgattagtTCAGCATGTGTACTCCTGTTTATACTACTGTTTATGTAGTGACAAAAAACTGACGAGCTACTGAGCTCTGTCAAATGCCTGCTTTATCACGTGGGGTACATATTGCCTGGAACTTTTAATTAGAAATATCCTGATAAACAATTATACTGCAGATCTGAAATAGTGTAAGGAGTGTATTGACTGCACATTTTTAACGATCAAGATTGCCCACCTTGTGTCTTGATAAGAACTTCCAACCACACGCTTGTTTTCTGTAATTGTACAACTGTGTATTTGGGCCATTGtagattattaaataaattgcgtcttaatttaataaattaaagttgtaaatttacaatgaaaaaaaacttgaatttcCCCTGAGATTAAAGGAAGAAATGTAGCCACCTTCTGAATTTCATTAGGCCTAAAGTAGTGTTATTGTGGTAGGAATGGCCCCTGAGCGAGGTGAAGGTCCTGAAAGATGCATATATATGGTTTCTTTCATGTTCTTTATTGaccataaataaaaactaatgtttaacagttaaTGAGGTTGATTAAACCTTCAAACAGAGTTGTTCTTCTCGCTAATTTATATCTCTATAATCTCAGCCATGATcccagtgtctgtgtgtgttttgtaacagTTCCTGTCTCTGTTGTCAGAGGGCAGACATGGACAGGCTGCAGGCTTACACCAAAGGAAACAtagaagcagagaagaagattGAGATGCTGACGTAAGTAGATCTGTGTGAGCTGTGGTCGTTTAGTGTATTTCTGCTTCCAGCTTCTTTAATAGGATGTTTGACTCCCTCTTTTGCTCTTTTATAtctctttaaatgtaatattatagaGTTTGGTAAAACAAGCGATTGTAAGACACCACCCTGGGTTCTGTAAACGTTTAGGATTCACTTCTTAAAAGGGGCAGTTCACTCCAATTCGCCACCATTTTCTTTCTACCTTACTAAACCCGCTTGAAATTAGAGGAGAGGCTGGTGCTCTCGTCATCGGGGGTGTTAAAATTGCGAGTGTAGTTTgctagaaagaaaatagttcccaCATGAACCCGCTTACAACAAAGTCTGAGGATTATCTTAAGTAACCAGGTCACAATTTCTGCAAAGAGACATTTCTATTGAgtttttcaaattgtattttattttttcaaaccaattatttaatcattaataattatgttttcatgatcTTAAGAGATCAGATTGTCCACTCCAGTGATATAAAAGATAAACGTTTCATCCTGCACATTTTGTCTCTGGTCCTCGTTCAGAACCATCCCTCCAGAGCAGCAGGCCGAGGCCGACGAGCTGGCAGCCGCTCTGTCTGAGCTGCAGGCCACCAACATCCACGAATACCAGGAAGTGGTAGGTGGTGATGAGGCACACATGCATGATAAGacctgctgttgttgtttttgtttatgttgtgtaCACTCTCTAGTGAATCAAAATCTCCTTTCAGGatgcaaaaaatgaaagcatcGCAGAGTGGAAAGCCAAAATTGCGGAGAAGACTCAGAAACTGGTACGTGAATGTTTGATACCAACCATAAAAGCCTTTGTGAACAAGAGCATGTGGTACTCTGGTCAGATGTCCCAAAACCACCCAAGAAAGAATACTCAAAAGTTACAGTAAGAGTTGAGGGCTTTTCATtgaaaagatgtgtgtgtgctgtttggaTGTGCGTCAGGCCCAGGTGAAGGTGGACGTCTGCTACCTGAAGGAGGACATCGGCAAACTCAAGTCTCAGATCGTGGAGTCTCCAGAGGAGCTGAAGACCCAGATGGAGAAGATGAGGGAGAAAGTCAAGAACATTAAGAACTCCATTgtgagtagaaaaaaaaaaaaaaaaaagctgccgTTTCTTGAAACAACCATTTCTTTTTGACATTCCCCTATCGTCACGTCTTTGATTGCAGACGGAGACAGACGAGCGCATGGTGGAGCTGCAGAACATGGTGCAGAGTGTGACTCACACTGAGGCCGAGGTCCAGCAGATGTACAACCTTCTGCAGGACCTGGAGAGCAGCATGAACAACACCAAGCAGAGAGCGGAGGAGGTACGAACAACACAACCTGTCTTATGATGAGCACCGATCGATGTTCATTTcattagaacaaaaaaaatcaaagatggagagaaaccAAAAGCTGACCTTTTTATGCTCTGTCTTTGATTGTGGTTATCTGATAAatttcaaatacaaataaaccGCTCGGCAGCACTCGTTGCTAGTAGTGATGGAAGCGATGGCAGACTGGTTaccttttcaaataaaaaatctgtaaattgtTGTTATGTTAATGGCAGAGAGCGATGAGGAAAACTGCTGCATAGATTCTACCAATTTGAATGTAAATACAGCTAAGTAGactataaaatgttataattattattcaatCATATTCTTTTCTTGCTGCCtagaagaaaatgtttgtatttcttttctcaagtggggttgtatgacgAACTTATCCATAGTGTGTTCTTATCCCGGGTCTGAAAGGAATAcactctactgaccagcagggggcgactcttctggttgtatagaagtctatgaggaaattacttctctcttgatttattccctcagtaaacattgtaaacatgagtttatggtctcaatctctagtttcaagtcttcttcaatacagcatgatgttcatttagtaaatgatggtccatttagagtcaaatagaccataaagcagggtgtgctttagggcggggctactgtgactgacaggtcgctaccaagGCGTTATCCGATCATGGGAGCTGGAAcgttaaccctttcacagtgtgttttcatttcacttaaaTGAATTGTAACATTATGGtggcctaaaaatgtcttattcaacGGTCACTCGTTCTTTACCCTCTGGTGTCActtctggttacaaaaaaacaggatggtGGTGGCTAAATTGCTATTTAGAATGTATTACTTTCTgtaccttgctgtcagacaaCCCTTTCTGGCTGGTGAACTGATACGGTTATGTTCATCTATGCTCTCTttaaagccacaagactccattgacagaaacagtcattttacctaGCAGAACAAGGGAATTCTTGTCTACCACTGCCTAGATTGGTTAGTTTATATGTTATCGTGTGACTTTGTTGAAtctgaactaaccctttaaaatacctaagtcacacaataacacaaacaaagttaaatttactgtttttgtctAACGGATTCAGTTCCACTTCTGACTATCGATAAATATCTAACATAACCCATCTAAAAACCATCCAACTTTCActtaaaaaatccaaataatCATTGATTACTGGATTTGTGGTGACCAACCTTTTTCTGCTGATCAGGAGAATTGTGAACAAGGAAAACACTGATGCCAAATACGTTGGTGAATATCAAGCTTCCCCTTTATCCTGCCGCTTGTGAATTTCCCCTGGATTTAATTTCAATTGAAATGtttctaaacttttttttttaacgtttctATCATGTTAAAGCTCCTCTCCCGACACAAGTAAGACTCATCACTGTGTCAGTTGGGTGACAAAGTTGTCACTGAGTTTAaagctattttatttatttagttttaatgagtgaaggaaagatgaatctCATATTCGtaactatattcggattagtctgttgcaattattgttttcgcaGAACATGCTGGTAAAATCTTTGGCATTGAAACACTGGAACCCTTTCTTTACAgctcgttgttgttgtttttctgtttgtgtgtgtgtgtttctgtgtgtgtgtgtgtgtgtgtgtgtgtgcagcaccAGGAGCTGACGGCTCAGTatgagaagaagcagaaggagCTGAGGAACCTGTGCGTGGAGGAGGGCCAGCTGAGGAGAGCGCTGGGCATGAAGCTGGACAAAGAGTCCAAACAGAACATCCGCaggcagaagaagagagagatgaaggagcAGCATGTTCAGGACGTTCTGGGGTATATTGAACACCACAACACAACACGGGGCATTTCTGCAACGTCATGGAATTTACTAGTTGTGTAACAGAACATTGTTTATTCGTAGTTCAGTACTGATCCCCCCCCTCCTCGCGGCTCGGCACACATGTGAACTAGGGATCAATCACACAGTTTAAAATGAACCATcccagtgtgaaataaagttttatcgaTGATTTTTACACGCCAGTGTTCATTAAAATATGTGATCAGGACATTGGCATTTCAGCTTTCTAGTCACTGAtgtctgataatgttacattgttaacAACCAATCCGGGTTTTGATTGACACAACGGTGGCAGCATCGCTAACGGCCAACAAATGACAGTTCCGTTCAGTTAcattgtgatgcgttcaggctctgttcagtgaaaatgagtatagggcaaaggtaaattataacgttatcatgatgtgttcaaatggaATATTGTAAGATGTAGCTTTGGTGGTAAACTTGAATATATATCCAGTTGTTTCAAGAAGAAGTTTTCACCTTAATatgaaatagatattagagctgtttaacttcctaacactagctctacgCAGACACACTGTAAATGACTGTAACAAagttaaaggatttaaaattGTCGATGGTTTACGGACTTCAGAGTGGTTGAAATAACTTTTGGAACGctgacgaaaaaaaaaaatgtctggagCCTTGTTGACCAGCagctataacaaaacaaaaaaaaactgttctgtatctgccaatatggatcatcaatggtAGATAATTAGTATAGGTGTCAAAAAAGCCTGATAAAAGACATCtgctcccttttctttcttttttttgcgcCGATCCTAACCAAACCGAGAGTTTTTTTATGATCTGTTGCTCCACTAGAATTTACATAGCAGTCAATGTGATAAAATAGAATTTGACAATCCCAGTTTCTGTAAAACtgaaagttaaaaacaaacaacattgaACGTTTCTCCAGGCAGTGCAACCAAATCCACCAGAAGCGAGAGGAGATGGCCGACAGAATCCAGGAGATCTCCAGAGAGACGCAGCAGCTGAAGGCCAAGATGCAGAGCCTGAGGGACGTCTGCAGCAAGGAGACGGCCAAAGCTCAGGTTCGTGCTCGTCTGCCCCGATAAGTTAGTGTTGTGCTCACGGTTTTGAAGACTAACACgtctcccctctctgtgtccAGGCTCTGTACGACACCCTGACGGCTTCCATGGAGGAGCTGCACAGGAGAATCGAGACGCACATCGTGGACCTGAAACAAGACGTCACCAAGATGTCTGCAAACTTTTAAACAGATCATTTTACGTTTTCATCGTTCATTACTTACTCCACTATGTGTTTTTTACTCTTCTAaccttttgttgcctttttgaCCGttactatttaaaatgtttataataGATTTGTATACAAGTTAATAAATCTGATCTGATGAGTAaaatacaatgtgtttttattttagatttgcaAGACCCTAACTGTATGTTAACATCGTTGCACGGGTGTGGCCAAGAGATCCTAAATCATtagtataataatactatataataatataatcataaagTACCATAAATactattaaattattaaatgcagTAACACACCATATGTCACTTTCTGCTGCTAGGATTCAAAACGTGGaatcatgggagttgttgtcTTCACCACCATTGTCGTCATCATTGTAGTCAAATTCTGCTAGTTTATGTAGATTTGTAGAGTGTTCATCGTTCAGGAGGTTTGTACCGctcattgtttttctgttttaattagtttgtttaaaaatccaATATATTCGGCTCCCTTAGATAATGtcacatttgcatattaattcaacatgtcagaaaacatctttaaaggctgtttctctaaatgagttttttctcagactttaaggcagaaatctccacttcagtataACTTGGagacaccaaactttacagtttcagtccgctctatattctgaaggattttgttcattaaacattaatagcctgattaatacatttttattactaaaaacatgggtaatcatttttttttttttttatggctgttgacagtatctATGGAGTGATAAATACAGATATCCATAATTCCCTCTGTGAAAACCTTTgactaatatgtcaacaaaatataCCAAGAATTTATTCTCATTtactcatttacatatttaaacatactattTCAGAAAACCTGGAATGAAGGCAAATGGTTGCAAACATCTAAAGCTCTAAAAGCATGCATTCAAAAATGGTCAGCAAAAATGCTTTTGATGTAGTTACATAAATATGTTCATGATGACCACGGCCATTAGCACTGGATCAGTCTGGATTTGTTAGAGAGGTTTATGTCTTTCTGTGTCTAACTAACTTAACTGAATCCTCAGAAACACTGGCGGAGGTCCAGTTGTGAATTAACAAGAACAATGGTTTGatacaaacatatttaatactATTGTAATGTCTTTATGGGGAATATGTGGTCGAACAAGGAGTTTTGGTTtcttgttggaaaaaaaaaaatcacttcaaaaGCATCCCAGAAAGTTTGTACTAAATTTAAGACAAACTAGTATTTTTGTAATTAACTCATTTTgcagtatctgtgtgtgtcggTGAATGAGTTCCTTAATGCAGAAGAATCCTTTAGTGCtcaacaaatgcaaacaaagtcGTGTGTTGGTGGTTGATGGTTGAGGGAGGAGGTCCGCTGCAGTGCTGCCACGCCTCCTTGTGGACGAGGTGTGTTGTTCTCTTCAGTCTTCTTGCTCTAGTTGTTTGTGATTTCTTAGTTGTTCCCCTTTGTGTCCGGGCTCCTATTGAGGCCCCTCCTCCGGTTTGGGCCGTGTCTTGTTGGACTTCTTCAGAACTGCCAGCTGAGCCGTGTAATCTTTGACCTGAGCCCTCGCCAAGTACAGCTCCTTGCGCAGCTCGTTGATCTCAGTAATCAGAGCTCCTTTCTCCTGTGGAGTAGAGGACGATCACTGTTACAACATCATGTGTTCAGCGAAGAACACACAGGAGGTAGATTAATCAATATGATAAGACACATTGTTTCAATGATTCCAATAAGAATTCATAGGACTACTCTGATTGGTCGGAGGAATTGTCCGTGCACTGTTCTGTTTTATGATGTACCTTCATGACCTTGACATAGACTTTCTCATGCTCCTCAGTAGATTTGGCCAGCCTCGTCTTGAGACCGTTAACAGTCTTCTCCTGGTAATCACGTTGGCGACAGAACGCCCTCTGAATATCTTCGTCAACACTGCTTTTCTTCACCTAGAAACAGCACACGCACATGGTTTGCATTCCCTCTGTGTTTCTTAGTGCGTAAATTACAAGTTCCAATAAGACAGGAATTATTAAACCCTCTCATACAGTGTTTCTTGTTGGCGTGATGAACCCTCAGTATCCAGTCAGCTCATAAGGGATCTACTACTCTATAGGAAGCACTCACCCCCTCTGTCGGCGGTACGTAGCGGGCATAGATCATCTGCACACTCTCCTTCAGTTTCCTGGGCTCCTGGATGAAGCTAACACAGTTATGAAGCTCTGACTTGAGCCGCTGAAGATGTGCCTCCAGATCTTGCACCTGGCcaaacaaaatgtgtcaaagGTTCACAATGTATTCGTTCACATATATCTTATAGGCTAGTGAGGGAAAATTTCTGGTGATTTAAGAACAGGTGAAAAATAATCTTTCATTGTAACTTAaatcctgtttttctttccaactTTGAATGAGGTAGCTAAAAGAATTGAAACTGAAGAGTGAAACTGAAACTAAGACTCATTgataagaaaacatgaatgcttttaatcCCATTTGGAAAACTAGAGCAGTGCTTGATAGGTAGTGTTCTAATATGGCTTTTATTACTTAATTCAAactactatactaagactttttatattttttgacatactatactatgacctttttaaatattttatattatttttgacGTACTATAATAGTGTTTTCAACCTGCTACACTATAAcctttttcatcatactatagtatgactttatttaaagtcatgctatactctgactttttttattactttttccaacatactattcttattatttttaactttttttcgcaatactatactatgatatttttgggggacttttttcaacatactatataataacttttttgacatgctacacCTTGGCTTTTTCAACCAACTATAACATGACTATTTAAGagttatttttcgacatactatactattactttttttttccggCATACcttactatattttttttttgctttttggacataccgtactatgACTTCTTGACGAgcttttggacatactatactatgatttttgtcGGCATGCTATActgggacttttttttacttttttcagcatactatagtatgactttttcaacaaacattaatatgacattttttttcttattcaacatactatactgtaactttttacaatatttttcgacatactacaatatgaattgtttttacttttatcgacatataatactatgactttttttttaaatcgacatgctatatatactatgactttttcactatttttttcgacatactatactatgtttttttaacttatttggacatactatactatgtttttttttaacttatttggacatactatactatgtcttttatCGGCACACTATACTTAAAACCTTTTCAGACGTACTATGCTATGcctttttaagatattttttgatatattattctattactttttggcatactatactgtgacttttttcaacatacattaCTACATCAGATACCTTACTATGGattttttcaaacttattttgacatactatactgtgactttttatgtctAGATAAAACATCTATGACtatatattatgacatttttactatACAATTAGTTTTTACGatctttttcgacatagtataatatgacttttttatggcgtactatactatttattttttatgtcatactatactatgactttttatggcatactatactatgactttttatggcatactatactatgactttttatggcgtactatactatgactttttatggcatactatactatgactttttttaatgaaactaaTCCAGTGCCAGTTCAGAGAATGTGAAGTTATGGGCCGATTGCCTGGCCTCCAGCTCCCAGCATTCTCGAGAACCGCTCATCGCTCTTTGACTACAGGGAAgagaagaaatgttttgttctaaCGTTATCCGGGATCCAGCAGCAAAATTAAACTCAGGCAATGAGCCACGGCCTCTGAAAGCTCGCTGCAGAGGACATGCCCGATGCTTTCGCCATTCTTTCTTCTTATTAGATGTTTAACGGGATTTCTACAACCCATGAGGAAAATTTGATCAGCTGCAGGCGACTCTACAGTTGCCACAAGTGTCAGCAGCACAATGTCTGGCCCTCTCCTCTGCGCTCCAAGAAGTTAAACCGCTGgtttgaatgtttatgataaaggAAATCTAGCCTGCACTTTAACATTGGTGGTGAAGTTAATATTTGTGAAGACAATAAGCTACAAAACTGAAAGATTTTTGCTCGAGTGTTTTCTGTAAGTTTCGTTTTTAAAGGGCAGGttgattttttaatgaaacattatgattttattctcattaaatTGGGACTATTCCCACAAAATGTTAtgactacatttttttattacctggAGAAAACAGATGTGGGAATCTTTTTAATGTCCAGAAATCTTCTATTCTTCTATATCTGCTATTAAATTCCAgggctttataaataaataataagaaaaaaatgtttgcatcatTGACATGAACAGGTGCCACTTGCACATTTAAAGAGGTCAAAGACACAAAGGAGGATGGAAGTGTAATTCATGCCTACATGTGGGTTAAACACCTATCAGAGTTTAATTGAATCTACCACACATGTGCCTCTTACTAGTTTTatgactggagagagagagaaacaacactCAAAATATGACATGTCATATCAAAAAGCTGTTACTAGCTATTTAAAACGTAATACAGTGGGAGAAGTAGCACGTATGTATCATCATGTAATCCTAATAGTTTGTTGCAGCATAAAGGCCAAGTGTTAGTTATGTACTCACTTTCAGCATCTCCTTATGCATCTCCTTATCCCTGGTCCTCACTTTGAGCCCCAGATCAGAGACAGTGAGCTTCAGCTGAGTGTTGCTCTTGTCGATTTGtaccagctcctcctccagctgtcGAACAGGAAAAAACGGTTGTCAATACTGCAGAGAACAGCAGAGCGTAGAGGTCCAGgtggtgaaaaaaagtcaagtgaATCTGTTTTCCTGGATGCAGATTTGcccatttcagaaaaatattatataatattattttatttgatgaaATCCTTTATTTAGTTGAtcagccatccatccattatctgtaaCAACTTATTCAGGGTTGCGGGGTTGCTGGAGTGGATCCCAGCTGACATCGGGCGAAGGCATGGTACACTCTGGACAGGTCGCCGGGCTGTCACAGggaccattcacgctcacatcc
This portion of the Anoplopoma fimbria isolate UVic2021 breed Golden Eagle Sablefish chromosome 17, Afim_UVic_2022, whole genome shotgun sequence genome encodes:
- the nuf2 gene encoding kinetochore protein Nuf2, translated to MTENTFPVYTADAIVNFYRTEVLTGQEAKHFTKSDLTPAPKPEAVQTLYMRVLHLLYRFRPECHSMVPLLENIQNPVYHEGTTAITSVYIRMQQFLPMCLVYDFSLNDLLAPKKQKTLTILSAIMNFLHFRKQRMDMIFEKQAKFRADMDRLQAYTKGNIEAEKKIEMLTTIPPEQQAEADELAAALSELQATNIHEYQEVDAKNESIAEWKAKIAEKTQKLAQVKVDVCYLKEDIGKLKSQIVESPEELKTQMEKMREKVKNIKNSITETDERMVELQNMVQSVTHTEAEVQQMYNLLQDLESSMNNTKQRAEEHQELTAQYEKKQKELRNLCVEEGQLRRALGMKLDKESKQNIRRQKKREMKEQHVQDVLGQCNQIHQKREEMADRIQEISRETQQLKAKMQSLRDVCSKETAKAQALYDTLTASMEELHRRIETHIVDLKQDVTKMSANF